The following proteins come from a genomic window of Streptomyces sp. GS7:
- a CDS encoding nSTAND1 domain-containing NTPase: protein METLSSDSGARTAFAERLALLYKEAGNPPLKQVAEAVVRLSRVDERGRPVRVSVQRISDWRRAKNVPAQFAALAAVLHVLIPQARRQRPVPVSAGLYDVAHWQRLWERAVAGPVGDRAAPSGQEEEGPPADAPAVPGVCPYRGLASYRRQDARWFFGRERSTEALVAQLRAAEKTGGLVMLVGASGAGKSSLLNAGLVPALQSGALGDDGDGQGREVLQLVPGGDPLGELGRRIPELTPVITAAAEQPGTPPDPHAVREATTAWARRGTPSAALPVLLVDQFEEAFTLCSDEAARRTFIQLLHAACTPADPGDPAPVLVILGIRADFYEQCLGHPELADALQHRHMVLGPLTAAELREAVNGPAKAVGLELEPGLAELIVREVSADGPGGAHDAGVLPLLSHALLATWQRRKAGRLTLAGYRAAGGIQGAVAATAERAWSGLDPTGRTAARLLLLRLVRLGEDTQATRRRGTRRQLAEESTDPGKTQESLEALVHARLVTLDAEAVEITHEALLHAWPRLRDWIDEDRNGNLLRQRLEEDGRAWEGSHRDPSLLYRGSRLEQARTWAESAGDTFLTRSAVEFLAASVRLRRRTVWLSRGAVAALVVMAMLAAGAAVVAWQQRDDTVFEQVLAEADRAQYTDPSLSAQLDLVAHRLRPGDQGTDNRLISIVNAPLATPLAGHTGAVYLTSFSRNGRLLATASYDRTVRLWDVSDRARPKPLGTPLTGHTSWVSTAVFSPDGTTLASASDDGTIRLWDVRDPYHPRPLGAPVTGHDGTIYLLAFSPDGHTLAAADEDHTVRLWDVGDPRRPAPLGAPLTGPTAAVRSVAFSPDGRTLAAGGDDAAIRLWDVADRNAPQPVDTVLTGHTATVHSVAFSPDGRTLASGSADNTLRLWSTADPSHPAAIGAPLTAHTGPLWSVAFSPDGNMLAAGSADSTASLWNVSDPAYPSQVGESLAGGSGEMYAVGFSPDGRTLATGSGDSKVRLWSIPTSNMVGRIGAFRPDGRVLATAAPDRKVRLWNVQTPERPVALGEPFLPGQGNVYALAFSPDGRTLAVRTGSPRPAVQLWNVTDPARPVPYGPPLPLPIRFAGPDTVAFSPDGRTLATAYDDYTVRLWNIEDPARPRPLGPLLTGHKGYVNTLVFSPDGRTLASGSADDAIRLWNTADPAHATLLGTPLTGHLGPVNVLAFSPDGRTLASGSADDTVRLWNTAAPGRATRLGSPLTGHTEEVVSLTFSKDGRTLASGGNDNTVRFWNVAAPDRAAPIGQAASPSAKTGNFLAFSPQSHMLGVSSGAGTVRLWSLDTDTAIRRICSTTRGVLTPDKWHEYLPHLSYEPPCDA, encoded by the coding sequence GTGGAGACCTTGAGTTCCGACTCAGGGGCACGCACAGCCTTCGCGGAACGTCTTGCGCTGCTCTACAAAGAGGCGGGCAACCCGCCGCTCAAGCAGGTGGCCGAGGCGGTCGTCCGGCTCTCGCGGGTCGACGAACGAGGGCGCCCGGTGCGGGTGTCCGTGCAGCGGATCAGCGACTGGCGGCGAGCCAAGAACGTGCCCGCACAGTTCGCCGCGCTCGCCGCGGTGCTGCACGTCCTGATTCCCCAGGCGCGGCGCCAGCGGCCCGTTCCGGTGTCCGCGGGCCTGTACGACGTGGCCCACTGGCAGCGGCTGTGGGAGCGCGCGGTCGCCGGCCCGGTGGGCGACCGCGCCGCGCCCTCCGGACAGGAGGAGGAAGGCCCGCCGGCCGACGCCCCGGCCGTCCCCGGTGTGTGCCCGTACCGGGGGCTGGCCTCGTACCGCCGGCAGGACGCCCGGTGGTTCTTCGGCCGGGAGCGGAGCACGGAGGCCCTCGTCGCCCAGCTGCGCGCCGCGGAGAAGACGGGCGGCCTGGTCATGCTGGTGGGCGCCTCCGGGGCGGGGAAGTCCTCCCTGCTGAACGCCGGTCTGGTGCCCGCGTTGCAGAGCGGTGCTCTCGGCGACGACGGGGACGGCCAGGGGAGGGAGGTGCTCCAGCTCGTGCCGGGAGGCGACCCCCTCGGGGAGCTGGGCCGCCGGATCCCCGAACTCACCCCCGTCATCACCGCGGCGGCCGAGCAGCCCGGTACCCCGCCCGACCCGCACGCGGTGCGGGAGGCCACCACGGCATGGGCGCGGCGCGGGACGCCGTCCGCCGCCCTTCCGGTCCTGCTCGTGGACCAGTTCGAGGAGGCGTTCACCCTCTGCTCCGACGAGGCGGCCCGCCGTACCTTCATCCAGCTCCTGCACGCCGCCTGCACACCCGCCGACCCGGGCGACCCGGCCCCGGTGCTCGTCATCCTGGGCATACGGGCCGACTTCTACGAGCAGTGCCTCGGCCATCCCGAACTGGCCGACGCCCTCCAGCACCGGCACATGGTGCTGGGACCGCTGACCGCCGCGGAGCTGCGCGAGGCGGTGAACGGCCCGGCCAAGGCCGTGGGCCTGGAACTCGAACCGGGGCTCGCGGAGCTGATCGTCCGTGAAGTGAGCGCCGACGGCCCCGGCGGGGCGCACGACGCGGGGGTGCTGCCGCTGCTCTCCCACGCCCTGCTCGCCACCTGGCAGCGGCGGAAGGCGGGGCGGCTGACGCTGGCCGGATACCGCGCGGCGGGCGGCATCCAGGGGGCGGTGGCGGCGACCGCCGAGCGGGCCTGGTCCGGCCTCGACCCGACGGGGCGCACGGCCGCGCGGCTGCTCCTGCTGAGGCTCGTCCGGCTCGGCGAGGACACCCAGGCCACCCGCCGGCGGGGGACGCGGCGCCAGCTGGCGGAGGAGTCGACCGACCCCGGCAAAACGCAGGAATCGCTCGAAGCGCTGGTGCACGCCCGCCTGGTGACCCTCGACGCGGAGGCCGTGGAGATCACCCATGAAGCGCTGCTGCACGCCTGGCCGCGGCTGCGCGACTGGATCGACGAGGACCGCAACGGCAACCTGCTGCGGCAGCGGCTGGAGGAGGACGGCCGGGCCTGGGAGGGCTCGCACCGCGACCCGTCCCTGCTCTACCGCGGTTCCCGTCTGGAACAGGCCCGCACCTGGGCGGAATCCGCCGGCGACACCTTCCTCACCCGCAGCGCGGTGGAGTTCCTCGCCGCCTCGGTCCGGCTGCGCCGGCGTACGGTCTGGCTCAGCCGCGGCGCGGTGGCGGCGCTGGTCGTCATGGCGATGCTGGCCGCCGGCGCGGCCGTGGTCGCGTGGCAGCAACGGGACGACACCGTCTTCGAGCAGGTGCTCGCCGAAGCCGACCGCGCCCAGTACACCGATCCGTCCCTGTCGGCGCAGCTCGACCTGGTGGCACACCGCCTGCGGCCCGGCGACCAGGGCACCGACAACCGCTTGATCTCGATCGTGAACGCGCCGCTGGCCACGCCGCTGGCGGGCCACACCGGCGCGGTCTACCTCACCTCGTTCAGCCGGAACGGGCGGCTTCTGGCCACCGCCAGCTACGACCGGACCGTCCGGCTGTGGGACGTGTCCGACCGGGCGCGCCCCAAGCCCCTGGGCACGCCCCTCACCGGCCACACGAGCTGGGTGAGCACCGCGGTCTTCAGCCCGGACGGCACCACCCTCGCCAGCGCCTCGGACGACGGCACCATCCGGCTCTGGGACGTACGGGACCCGTACCACCCCCGCCCGCTCGGTGCCCCGGTCACCGGCCACGACGGCACGATCTACCTGCTCGCCTTCAGCCCGGACGGGCACACCCTGGCCGCCGCCGACGAGGACCACACCGTCCGCCTGTGGGACGTGGGCGACCCACGCCGGCCGGCCCCGCTCGGCGCGCCGCTGACCGGCCCCACCGCCGCGGTGCGCTCCGTGGCGTTCAGCCCCGACGGCCGGACGCTGGCGGCCGGCGGCGACGACGCCGCGATCAGGCTGTGGGACGTGGCCGACCGGAACGCTCCCCAGCCGGTCGACACGGTGCTGACCGGCCACACGGCCACCGTGCACTCCGTGGCGTTCAGCCCGGACGGCCGGACGCTCGCCAGCGGCAGCGCGGACAACACCCTCCGCCTCTGGAGCACCGCCGACCCGAGTCACCCGGCGGCGATCGGCGCGCCGCTCACCGCCCACACCGGGCCCCTGTGGTCCGTGGCCTTCAGCCCGGACGGGAACATGCTCGCCGCGGGCAGCGCGGACAGCACCGCGAGCCTGTGGAACGTCAGCGACCCGGCCTACCCGTCGCAGGTCGGCGAGTCCCTCGCCGGCGGCAGCGGCGAGATGTACGCGGTGGGCTTCAGCCCCGACGGGCGGACCCTCGCCACGGGGAGCGGCGACAGCAAGGTCCGGCTGTGGTCCATCCCGACGTCGAACATGGTCGGCCGGATCGGCGCGTTCCGCCCGGACGGCCGGGTGCTCGCCACCGCCGCCCCCGACCGGAAGGTCCGGCTGTGGAACGTGCAGACGCCCGAGCGGCCCGTGGCGCTGGGCGAGCCGTTCCTGCCGGGGCAGGGCAACGTCTACGCGCTGGCGTTCTCCCCCGACGGCCGCACCCTCGCGGTGCGCACGGGAAGCCCGCGCCCCGCGGTGCAGCTGTGGAACGTCACCGACCCGGCCCGGCCGGTCCCCTACGGGCCGCCCCTCCCGCTGCCGATCCGCTTCGCGGGCCCCGACACCGTGGCGTTCAGCCCGGACGGCCGCACCCTGGCCACCGCCTACGACGACTACACCGTCCGGCTGTGGAACATCGAGGACCCGGCCCGCCCCCGTCCGCTCGGCCCCCTCCTCACCGGCCACAAGGGCTATGTCAACACCCTCGTCTTCAGCCCGGACGGCCGGACACTGGCCAGCGGCAGCGCGGACGACGCCATCCGCCTCTGGAACACCGCCGACCCGGCGCACGCCACCCTGCTCGGCACGCCTCTCACCGGCCACCTGGGACCCGTCAACGTGCTCGCCTTCAGCCCGGACGGCCGGACGCTGGCCAGCGGCAGCGCGGACGACACCGTCCGCCTCTGGAACACCGCCGCCCCCGGCAGGGCGACCCGGCTGGGCTCCCCCCTCACCGGCCACACCGAAGAGGTCGTGTCACTGACGTTCAGCAAGGACGGCCGCACCCTGGCGAGCGGCGGCAACGACAACACGGTCCGGTTCTGGAACGTCGCGGCCCCCGACCGGGCCGCCCCCATCGGCCAGGCCGCGAGCCCCAGCGCCAAGACGGGCAACTTCCTGGCGTTCAGCCCCCAGAGCCACATGCTGGGGGTGTCGAGCGGTGCGGGCACCGTCCGGCTGTGGAGCCTGGACACCGACACGGCGATCCGCCGCATCTGCTCCACCACGCGGGGCGTGCTGACGCCGGACAAGTGGCATGAGTACCTGCCCCATCTCTCGTACGAGCCCCCGTGCGACGCGTGA
- a CDS encoding FkbM family methyltransferase: MSDTMSEALVTLGRGYLRDAPGVLGKAELAERFLNARLRDRPRRRVVRTRFGARMAVDTQDLIQRYIYLFGLWEPHLTHWLRRRLRPGDTFVDVGANIGYFSLLAAQLVGERGGVVSIEATPAFHRRLRRHAELNGLTRIRALNAAVSDAPRTLTFILASNHNMGAASIVPYEGPAEATFDVEAYPLPDLLAPEEVAAARVIKIDVEGAEGAVVRGLKPLLPRLRPDAEITVEVTPERMERLGDSVGELMETMREHGFHAYRLANSYAAGSYPAAVRGPVAAPVRWRGPVVEESDLVFSRVDAEELP, from the coding sequence ATGAGCGACACCATGAGCGAGGCCCTGGTCACCCTCGGCCGCGGGTATCTGCGGGACGCCCCCGGTGTGCTGGGAAAGGCGGAACTGGCGGAACGGTTCCTGAACGCGCGGCTGCGGGACCGTCCGCGCCGGCGGGTCGTACGGACGCGGTTCGGCGCCCGGATGGCCGTCGACACTCAGGACCTCATCCAGCGCTACATCTACCTGTTCGGCCTCTGGGAGCCGCATCTGACGCACTGGCTCCGGCGCCGGCTGCGCCCCGGCGACACCTTCGTCGACGTCGGCGCCAACATCGGCTACTTCAGCCTGCTGGCCGCACAACTGGTCGGCGAGCGGGGCGGGGTCGTGTCGATCGAGGCGACGCCGGCGTTCCACCGCAGGCTCCGGCGGCACGCCGAGCTGAACGGGCTCACCCGCATCCGCGCGCTCAACGCCGCGGTCTCCGACGCCCCGAGGACGCTGACCTTCATCCTCGCCAGCAACCACAACATGGGTGCGGCCAGCATCGTGCCGTACGAGGGGCCGGCCGAGGCCACGTTCGACGTCGAGGCGTACCCGCTGCCGGACCTGCTCGCACCGGAGGAGGTCGCCGCGGCCCGGGTGATCAAGATCGATGTGGAGGGCGCGGAGGGGGCGGTCGTACGGGGGTTGAAGCCGCTGCTGCCACGGCTGCGGCCGGACGCCGAGATCACGGTGGAGGTCACCCCCGAGCGGATGGAGCGGCTGGGGGACTCGGTCGGGGAGCTGATGGAGACGATGCGGGAGCACGGGTTCCACGCCTACCGGCTGGCGAACAGCTACGCCGCGGGGAGCTACCCGGCGGCGGTGCGCGGGCCGGTGGCCGCCCCGGTGCGCTGGCGGGGGCCGGTCGTCGAGGAGAGCGATCTGGTCTTCTCGCGGGTGGACGCCGAGGAACTGCCGTAG
- a CDS encoding amidohydrolase family protein, protein MTSGKSGSGELPKIISVDDHVIEPAHLFETWLPGKYRDRGPKPFTAGIGELKYVGGKYRFTTDPDGQITDWWEYEGLLFPYKRIIAAVGFSRDEMTLDGITRDQMRRGCWDPGARLADMDVNHVEASLCFPTFPRFCGQTFAEAQDKEVGLACVRAYNDWMVEEWCGDSGGRLIPLCLIPLWDVGLAVAEIRRNAARGVRAVTFSEIPTYLGLPSIHSGYWDPFFAVCEETGTVVNMHIGSSSQMPAASPDAPPAVQASLSFNNAMASMMDFLFSGVLVRFPRLKLAYSEGQMGWIPYALERADDVWEEHRAWGGVKDLVPEPPSTYYYRQIFCCFFRDRHGIEAIETVGVDNATFETDYPHVDSTWPHTKDVAADHVGDLPRDVAYKLLRGNAIRMLDLPFDRDRAAV, encoded by the coding sequence GTGACCAGCGGAAAGAGCGGCAGCGGAGAGCTTCCGAAGATCATCAGCGTGGACGATCACGTGATCGAGCCGGCGCATCTCTTCGAGACCTGGCTTCCGGGCAAGTACCGCGACCGGGGCCCGAAGCCCTTCACCGCCGGCATCGGCGAGCTGAAGTACGTGGGCGGCAAGTACCGGTTCACCACGGACCCGGACGGCCAGATCACGGACTGGTGGGAGTACGAGGGGCTGTTGTTCCCGTACAAGCGCATCATCGCGGCCGTCGGCTTCTCCCGCGACGAGATGACCCTCGACGGCATCACCCGGGACCAGATGCGGCGCGGCTGCTGGGACCCCGGGGCGCGGCTGGCGGACATGGACGTCAACCACGTCGAGGCGTCGCTCTGCTTCCCGACCTTCCCGCGCTTCTGCGGCCAGACCTTCGCCGAGGCGCAGGACAAGGAGGTCGGGCTGGCCTGCGTGCGGGCGTACAACGACTGGATGGTGGAGGAGTGGTGCGGGGACAGCGGCGGCCGGCTGATCCCGCTGTGCCTGATCCCGCTCTGGGACGTCGGCCTCGCGGTCGCCGAGATCCGGCGCAACGCCGCCCGCGGCGTCCGGGCGGTCACCTTCAGCGAGATCCCGACCTACCTGGGCCTGCCGTCCATCCACTCCGGCTACTGGGACCCGTTCTTCGCGGTCTGCGAGGAGACCGGGACGGTGGTGAACATGCACATCGGGTCGTCGTCGCAGATGCCGGCCGCCTCCCCGGACGCCCCGCCCGCCGTCCAGGCGTCGCTCTCCTTCAACAACGCCATGGCCTCGATGATGGACTTCCTCTTCAGCGGGGTGCTGGTGAGGTTCCCGCGGCTGAAGCTCGCCTACAGCGAGGGGCAGATGGGCTGGATCCCGTACGCCCTGGAGCGGGCCGACGACGTCTGGGAGGAGCACCGGGCGTGGGGTGGGGTGAAGGACCTGGTCCCCGAGCCGCCGTCGACCTACTACTACCGCCAGATCTTCTGCTGCTTCTTCCGCGACCGGCACGGCATCGAGGCGATCGAGACGGTAGGGGTCGACAACGCGACCTTCGAGACCGACTACCCGCACGTCGACTCGACCTGGCCGCACACCAAGGACGTGGCGGCCGACCACGTGGGCGACCTCCCCCGGGACGTGGCCTACAAGCTTCTGCGCGGCAACGCGATTCGTATGCTGGACCTGCCGTTCGACCGTGATCGGGCGGCTGTCTGA
- a CDS encoding DoxX family membrane protein, producing the protein MHTIWLTGAEWFAVLRIGLGLWWLESWRHKDKKSWFAGSGITWAAGIADQHRWPVVRKGFDRVVKPRPRLMAYVVAYAELALGLGLIAGLLTPAALVAGLALNLVYLVLMIHDWAEQGQNLMMALISATALFAMSWQCWSLDAVVF; encoded by the coding sequence ATGCACACGATCTGGCTCACCGGCGCCGAATGGTTCGCGGTTCTCCGCATCGGCCTCGGGCTGTGGTGGCTGGAGAGCTGGCGGCACAAGGACAAGAAGAGCTGGTTCGCCGGCAGCGGCATCACCTGGGCCGCGGGCATCGCCGACCAGCACCGCTGGCCGGTGGTCCGCAAGGGCTTCGACCGCGTCGTGAAGCCCCGCCCACGGCTGATGGCGTACGTGGTCGCCTACGCGGAACTGGCCCTGGGACTCGGCCTGATCGCCGGACTGCTGACCCCCGCGGCCCTCGTGGCCGGCCTCGCCCTGAACCTGGTCTACCTCGTGCTGATGATCCACGACTGGGCCGAGCAGGGGCAGAACCTGATGATGGCGCTGATATCCGCCACGGCGCTCTTCGCCATGAGCTGGCAGTGCTGGTCGCTCGACGCCGTCGTCTTCTAG
- a CDS encoding SpoIIE family protein phosphatase codes for MARKSGRFSWSPSAGRRLRSVTGSRSVAEQMFVLQILIVVLLVVAAVVTLLVQSRSDRFQGARDRSLAAAEAFAHSPGLVNVMRGPDPSKVLQPLTEAARKQGGVDFIVVMNRQGIRYTHPKPQEIGKRFVGTIGPSLQGRITTESVYGPLGHEAQVVVPVMDAKGAVVGMVSAGIKVSRVSSAIDRQLPVVLTAGAAALALATTGTALASRRLRRQTHGLGPVEMTRMYEHHDAVLHAVREGVLIVDADGRVVLANDEARRLLGLAADVEGRRVTDLGLAPRTTELLVSGRTATDEVLQVGERLLAVNNRPTDRRGGPPGSVATLRDSTELLALAGKAESAQSRLRLLYEASVAIGTTLDVRRTAEELTQVALTWFADYATVDLAEPVLSGEEPPSGAYHEAPELRRVAVAGIRDDSPLYRAGELHRYPAITPMAAGFVTGQPVLVSDLEAAEEWLTQDSGRLRQVMNHGCRSLITVPLQARGVLLGIANFWRTQETPLFEEGDLSLAEEMAARAAVCIDNARRFTREHTMAVTLQHSLLPRGLPEQNALDLAHRYLPAQTGVGGDWFDVIPLPGARVALVIGDVVGHGLHAAATMGRLRTAVQNFSTLDLPPDELLSHLDELVNRIDQEAATGNEEAVVTGATCLYAIYDPSSGVCSMSRAGHLLPALVRPDGTVEFPELPAGPPLGLGGLPFEAVDLELAEGSSLALYTDGLVEGRNRDISGGLGTLAAALAHPGRTPDETCDAVLAALLPDRQRDDIALLVARTRVLRPDRIAHWDVPSDPAAVADARAAITGQLEVWGLEEAAFTTELVISELITNAIRYATGPIHVRLLYDRTLICEVSDTSSTSPHLRYAADEDEGGRGLFLVSQLTQNWGTRYTPEGKIIWAELSLEQGGW; via the coding sequence ATGGCCCGAAAATCCGGCCGCTTTTCGTGGTCGCCGTCGGCAGGGCGGCGGCTGCGGTCGGTGACGGGCTCCCGCAGCGTCGCCGAACAGATGTTCGTGCTCCAGATCCTCATCGTGGTGCTGCTCGTCGTGGCGGCGGTGGTCACGTTGCTGGTGCAGTCCCGCAGCGACCGGTTCCAGGGGGCGCGGGACCGCTCGCTCGCCGCGGCGGAGGCGTTCGCGCACAGCCCGGGGCTGGTGAACGTCATGCGCGGGCCCGACCCCTCGAAGGTGCTCCAGCCGCTGACCGAGGCCGCGCGCAAGCAGGGCGGGGTCGACTTCATCGTCGTCATGAACCGGCAGGGCATCCGCTACACGCACCCCAAGCCGCAGGAGATCGGGAAGCGTTTCGTCGGCACCATCGGGCCGTCGCTGCAGGGCCGCATCACCACCGAGAGCGTGTACGGCCCCCTCGGCCACGAGGCGCAGGTGGTGGTCCCGGTCATGGACGCCAAGGGCGCGGTCGTGGGCATGGTGTCGGCGGGCATCAAGGTCAGCCGGGTCAGCAGCGCGATCGACCGGCAGCTGCCGGTCGTCCTCACCGCGGGGGCCGCCGCGCTGGCGCTCGCCACGACCGGCACCGCACTGGCCAGCCGCCGGCTGCGGCGCCAGACGCACGGGCTCGGGCCGGTGGAGATGACCCGCATGTACGAGCACCATGACGCGGTGCTGCACGCCGTACGCGAGGGGGTGCTGATCGTCGACGCGGACGGGCGGGTGGTGCTGGCGAACGACGAGGCGCGGCGCCTCCTCGGGCTGGCCGCGGACGTGGAGGGCCGCCGGGTCACCGATCTCGGGCTCGCCCCCCGGACGACCGAGCTGCTGGTCTCCGGGCGGACGGCGACCGACGAGGTGCTCCAGGTGGGAGAGCGGCTCCTGGCGGTGAACAACCGGCCCACCGACCGCCGGGGCGGCCCGCCCGGCAGCGTGGCCACGCTGCGGGACTCGACCGAGCTGCTGGCCCTGGCGGGCAAGGCGGAGTCCGCGCAGAGCCGGCTGCGGCTGCTGTACGAGGCGAGCGTGGCCATCGGCACCACCCTGGACGTGCGGCGCACCGCCGAGGAGCTGACCCAGGTCGCGCTGACCTGGTTCGCCGACTACGCCACGGTCGACCTCGCGGAGCCCGTCCTCAGCGGCGAGGAGCCGCCCTCGGGGGCGTACCACGAGGCGCCGGAGCTGCGCCGTGTGGCGGTCGCCGGGATCCGCGACGACAGTCCCCTCTACCGGGCCGGCGAGCTGCACCGGTACCCGGCGATCACGCCGATGGCCGCCGGTTTCGTCACCGGGCAGCCCGTGCTCGTCTCCGACCTGGAGGCCGCCGAGGAGTGGCTCACCCAGGATTCCGGGCGTCTGCGGCAGGTGATGAACCACGGCTGCCGGTCCCTGATCACCGTTCCGCTCCAGGCGCGCGGCGTCCTTCTGGGGATCGCCAATTTCTGGCGCACCCAGGAGACCCCGCTCTTCGAGGAGGGCGACCTGTCACTGGCCGAGGAGATGGCGGCGCGGGCCGCCGTGTGCATCGACAACGCGCGCCGCTTCACCCGCGAGCACACCATGGCCGTCACCCTCCAGCACAGCCTGCTGCCGCGCGGCCTGCCCGAGCAGAACGCCCTCGACCTGGCCCACCGCTACCTGCCCGCGCAGACCGGGGTGGGCGGCGACTGGTTCGACGTCATCCCGCTGCCGGGCGCCCGGGTCGCCCTGGTCATCGGGGACGTGGTCGGCCACGGGCTGCACGCCGCCGCCACGATGGGCCGGCTGCGTACCGCGGTGCAGAACTTCTCCACCCTGGACCTGCCGCCCGACGAACTCCTCAGCCACCTGGACGAGTTGGTCAACCGCATCGACCAGGAGGCGGCCACCGGCAACGAGGAGGCGGTGGTCACCGGCGCCACCTGCCTGTACGCGATCTACGACCCGTCCAGCGGGGTGTGCAGCATGTCCCGCGCGGGCCACCTGCTGCCGGCGCTGGTCCGCCCCGACGGCACCGTGGAGTTCCCCGAGCTGCCCGCCGGACCGCCGCTCGGCCTCGGCGGTCTGCCGTTCGAGGCGGTGGACCTGGAACTGGCCGAGGGCAGCAGCCTCGCCCTGTACACCGACGGCCTCGTCGAGGGCCGCAACCGGGACATCAGCGGCGGGCTCGGCACGCTCGCCGCCGCTCTCGCGCATCCCGGCCGGACGCCCGACGAGACCTGTGACGCGGTGCTCGCCGCCCTGCTCCCGGACCGCCAGCGCGACGACATCGCCCTGCTCGTCGCGCGCACCCGCGTCCTGCGGCCCGACCGCATCGCGCACTGGGACGTCCCGTCCGACCCGGCGGCGGTCGCGGACGCCCGGGCCGCGATCACCGGGCAGCTGGAGGTATGGGGCCTGGAGGAGGCGGCCTTCACCACCGAGCTGGTCATCAGCGAACTGATCACCAACGCCATCCGCTACGCCACCGGCCCGATCCATGTGCGCCTGCTCTACGACCGCACCCTGATCTGCGAGGTCTCCGACACCAGCAGCACCTCCCCGCACCTGCGCTACGCCGCCGACGAGGACGAGGGCGGCCGCGGCCTCTTCCTCGTCTCCCAGCTCACCCAGAACTGGGGCACCCGCTACACCCCGGAGGGGAAGATCATCTGGGCCGAGCTGTCGCTGGAGCAGGGCGGGTGGTGA